A window from Calliopsis andreniformis isolate RMS-2024a chromosome 5, iyCalAndr_principal, whole genome shotgun sequence encodes these proteins:
- the LOC143178866 gene encoding uncharacterized protein LOC143178866 isoform X1, whose translation MLLESRGLTGRKRNGLTLSSFGIGGGGGGGGGGGGGGGGGGGGGGGSGGAEGGGGGGGGASSEEDDEESRHLFLGRKMQAEGTAASTVSTGLSPGCTRDDGDESSSPSPNSSLLNNLNNNCNSNRQCATDFSIAAIMARDSRQQQQQQQQQQQQQQQQQQQQQQQQQQQQQQQQQQPQQSPSAASQQQPQQQLQQSHLHRQLQQQAVGGGKLHQHEREPSVSGVVRGPPSIQESIVAEDDPETDDTGSTSGKAASPVNPLLQERSNCEELRHVVCHLETKDLWDKFNELGTEMIITKTGRRMFPTCRVSFNGLKADSRYAVLMDIVPVDNKRYRYAYHRSSWLVAGKADPPAPARLYVHPDSPFTGEQLRKQVVSFEKVKLTNNDMDRHGHLVLNSMHKYQPRIHLVKRPDSGTAKPITDLEKEPHKTFIFPEAIFTAVTAYQNQLITKLKIDSNPFAKGFRDSSRLTDFESFPFRETMESMLAEQQSLRFPHRLPFEMDQLQAAGAVSNLSLEEKALWAARSQMLLRAAAAVAVSPYAQLVGPALVYPGASPAGASHQQQQQHQQQQQQQQQQQQQLGHLWWASSIGPTLFAAAHHQQQQQQQQQQQQQQQQQQQQQQLAGSSAQNPTTTSPAAPRPLYPSALALAHHRFSPYHTAAVPKSSTPVGASLSPVRRATPSPTDSLGRDVHDLSPS comes from the exons ATGTTGCTGGAGTCGCGAGGCCTCACCGGTAGGAAGAGAAACGGATTGACCCTGTCTTCGTTTGGAATcggcggtggcggcggcggaggaggaggaggaggaggaggtggtggaggaggaggaggaggaggtggaGGAAGCGGAGGAGCCGAAGGAGGAGGCGGTGGAGGCGGAGGAGCTAGCAGCGAAGAGGACGACGAGGAATCTCGACATCTGTTTCTTGGAAGAAAAATGCAGGCCGAGGGCACCGCCGCCTCCACGGTGTCCACCGGTTTGTCGCCCGGTTGCACTCGCGACGATGGTGACGAGAGTTCCAGCCCTTCACCGAACAGCAGCCTTTTAAACAACTTGAACAACAACTGTAACTCGAACCGTCAGTGCGCCACAGATTTTAGCATAGCCGCCATTATGGCGCGAGATTCCCgtcaacaacaacagcagcaacagcagcagcagcagcaacagcagcagcaacagcagcagcagcagcagcagcagcagcagcagcagcagcaacagcaacagcaaccgCAACAGTCGCCATCGGCAGCATCGCAACAGCAGCCTCAGCAACAACTTCAACAATCGCACCTTCATCGTCAATTGCAGCAACAGGCCGTCGGCGGCGGCAAACTGCATCAACACG AGAGGGAACCCAGCGTCTCTGGCGTCGTCCGTGGGCCCCCCTCGATTCAGGAGTCCATCGTCGCGGAAGACGATCCGGAGACGGATGACACCGGAAGCACTAGCGGCAAAGCTGCTTCCCCAGTCAATCCTCTTCTTCAAGAACGATCCAACTGCGAAGAGTTGAGGCATGTCGTCTGTCATCTTGAGACGAAAGATTTGTGGGACAAATTCAACGAGCTGGGTACCGAGATGATCATCACGAAAACCGGAAG GAGAATGTTTCCGACGTGCAGGGTGTCGTTCAACGGGTTGAAGGCGGACAGTCGATACGCGGTCCTGATGGATATCGTTCCGGTGGATAACAAGAGATATCGGTACGCTTATCACAGGAGCTCCTGGTTGGTAGCTGGGAAGGCCGATCCTCCGGCACCCGCGCGACTCTACGTGCATCCGGATTCGCCTTTTACGGGAGAGCAGCTTCGAAAACAGGTTGTCTCCTTCGAGAAAGTCAAGCTCACCAACAACGACATGGACAGGCACGGGCAC CTGGTGCTGAACTCGATGCACAAATACCAGCCGAggatccacctggtgaagagaCCGGATTCGGGCACGGCCAAGCCGATAACGGACCTCGAAAAGGAACCTCACAAGACCTTCATATTCCCGGAGGCCATATTCACCGCTGTCACCGCCTATCAGAATCAACTC ATCACGAAGCTTAAGATCGACAGCAATCCGTTTGCCAAAGGCTTCCGAGACTCGTCGCGTCTCACCGATTTCGAGAG CTTCCCTTTCAGGGAGACGATGGAATCGATGCTGGCGGAACAGCAGTCGCTGAGGTTTCCTCATCGGCTTCCGTTCGAGATGGATCAGCTGCAGGCAGCCGGCGCGGTGAGCAACCTCAGCCTGGAGGAGAAGGCGCTTTGGGCGGCGAGGTCTCAGATGTTGCTGCGGGCAGCGGCGGCGGTCGCGGTCAGCCCTTACGCGCAACTGGTCGGCCCGGCTCTGGTATATCCTGGTGCTTCGCCCGCTGGTGCGAGCcatcagcagcagcagcagcatcaacagcagcagcagcagcagcagcagcagcaacagcagctcgGACACCTCTGGTGGGCTTCCTCGATAGGGCCGACTCTTTTCGCTGCTGCTCATcaccaacagcagcagcaacagcaacagcagcagcagcagcagcaacagcagcagcagcagcagcagcagttgGCAGGTTCTAGCGCGCAGAATCCAACGACGACGAGTCCAGCCGCGCCACGGCCCCTCTATCCATCGGCACTGGCTCTGGCGCACCATCGATTCTCGCCTTATCACACCGCGGCCGTTCCCAAGTCCTCCACCCCAGTCGGAGCTTCGCTCTCACCCGTCAGGAGAGCGACTCCTTCTCCCACTGACAGCCTCGGCAGAGACGTTCACGATCTCTCGCCTTCGTAG
- the LOC143178866 gene encoding uncharacterized protein LOC143178866 isoform X2, protein MLLESRGLTGRKRNGLTLSSFGIGGGGGGGGGGGGGGGGGGGGGGGSGGAEGGGGGGGGASSEEDDEESRHLFLGRKMQAEGTAASTVSTGLSPGCTRDDGDESSSPSPNSSLLNNLNNNCNSNRQCATDFSIAAIMARDSRQQQQQQQQQQQQQQQQQQQQQQQQQQQQQQQQQQPQQSPSAASQQQPQQQLQQSHLHRQLQQQAVGGGKLHQHEREPSVSGVVRGPPSIQESIVAEDDPETDDTGSTSGKAASPVNPLLQERSNCEELRHVVCHLETKDLWDKFNELGTEMIITKTGRRMFPTCRVSFNGLKADSRYAVLMDIVPVDNKRYRYAYHRSSWLVAGKADPPAPARLYVHPDSPFTGEQLRKQVVSFEKVKLTNNDMDRHGHLVLNSMHKYQPRIHLVKRPDSGTAKPITDLEKEPHKTFIFPEAIFTAVTAYQNQLITKLKIDSNPFAKGFRDSSRLTDFERETMESMLAEQQSLRFPHRLPFEMDQLQAAGAVSNLSLEEKALWAARSQMLLRAAAAVAVSPYAQLVGPALVYPGASPAGASHQQQQQHQQQQQQQQQQQQQLGHLWWASSIGPTLFAAAHHQQQQQQQQQQQQQQQQQQQQQQLAGSSAQNPTTTSPAAPRPLYPSALALAHHRFSPYHTAAVPKSSTPVGASLSPVRRATPSPTDSLGRDVHDLSPS, encoded by the exons ATGTTGCTGGAGTCGCGAGGCCTCACCGGTAGGAAGAGAAACGGATTGACCCTGTCTTCGTTTGGAATcggcggtggcggcggcggaggaggaggaggaggaggaggtggtggaggaggaggaggaggaggtggaGGAAGCGGAGGAGCCGAAGGAGGAGGCGGTGGAGGCGGAGGAGCTAGCAGCGAAGAGGACGACGAGGAATCTCGACATCTGTTTCTTGGAAGAAAAATGCAGGCCGAGGGCACCGCCGCCTCCACGGTGTCCACCGGTTTGTCGCCCGGTTGCACTCGCGACGATGGTGACGAGAGTTCCAGCCCTTCACCGAACAGCAGCCTTTTAAACAACTTGAACAACAACTGTAACTCGAACCGTCAGTGCGCCACAGATTTTAGCATAGCCGCCATTATGGCGCGAGATTCCCgtcaacaacaacagcagcaacagcagcagcagcagcaacagcagcagcaacagcagcagcagcagcagcagcagcagcagcagcagcagcaacagcaacagcaaccgCAACAGTCGCCATCGGCAGCATCGCAACAGCAGCCTCAGCAACAACTTCAACAATCGCACCTTCATCGTCAATTGCAGCAACAGGCCGTCGGCGGCGGCAAACTGCATCAACACG AGAGGGAACCCAGCGTCTCTGGCGTCGTCCGTGGGCCCCCCTCGATTCAGGAGTCCATCGTCGCGGAAGACGATCCGGAGACGGATGACACCGGAAGCACTAGCGGCAAAGCTGCTTCCCCAGTCAATCCTCTTCTTCAAGAACGATCCAACTGCGAAGAGTTGAGGCATGTCGTCTGTCATCTTGAGACGAAAGATTTGTGGGACAAATTCAACGAGCTGGGTACCGAGATGATCATCACGAAAACCGGAAG GAGAATGTTTCCGACGTGCAGGGTGTCGTTCAACGGGTTGAAGGCGGACAGTCGATACGCGGTCCTGATGGATATCGTTCCGGTGGATAACAAGAGATATCGGTACGCTTATCACAGGAGCTCCTGGTTGGTAGCTGGGAAGGCCGATCCTCCGGCACCCGCGCGACTCTACGTGCATCCGGATTCGCCTTTTACGGGAGAGCAGCTTCGAAAACAGGTTGTCTCCTTCGAGAAAGTCAAGCTCACCAACAACGACATGGACAGGCACGGGCAC CTGGTGCTGAACTCGATGCACAAATACCAGCCGAggatccacctggtgaagagaCCGGATTCGGGCACGGCCAAGCCGATAACGGACCTCGAAAAGGAACCTCACAAGACCTTCATATTCCCGGAGGCCATATTCACCGCTGTCACCGCCTATCAGAATCAACTC ATCACGAAGCTTAAGATCGACAGCAATCCGTTTGCCAAAGGCTTCCGAGACTCGTCGCGTCTCACCGATTTCGAGAG GGAGACGATGGAATCGATGCTGGCGGAACAGCAGTCGCTGAGGTTTCCTCATCGGCTTCCGTTCGAGATGGATCAGCTGCAGGCAGCCGGCGCGGTGAGCAACCTCAGCCTGGAGGAGAAGGCGCTTTGGGCGGCGAGGTCTCAGATGTTGCTGCGGGCAGCGGCGGCGGTCGCGGTCAGCCCTTACGCGCAACTGGTCGGCCCGGCTCTGGTATATCCTGGTGCTTCGCCCGCTGGTGCGAGCcatcagcagcagcagcagcatcaacagcagcagcagcagcagcagcagcagcaacagcagctcgGACACCTCTGGTGGGCTTCCTCGATAGGGCCGACTCTTTTCGCTGCTGCTCATcaccaacagcagcagcaacagcaacagcagcagcagcagcagcaacagcagcagcagcagcagcagcagttgGCAGGTTCTAGCGCGCAGAATCCAACGACGACGAGTCCAGCCGCGCCACGGCCCCTCTATCCATCGGCACTGGCTCTGGCGCACCATCGATTCTCGCCTTATCACACCGCGGCCGTTCCCAAGTCCTCCACCCCAGTCGGAGCTTCGCTCTCACCCGTCAGGAGAGCGACTCCTTCTCCCACTGACAGCCTCGGCAGAGACGTTCACGATCTCTCGCCTTCGTAG
- the LOC143178866 gene encoding uncharacterized protein LOC143178866 isoform X3, whose protein sequence is MLLESRGLTGRKRNGLTLSSFGIGGGGGGGGGGGGGGGGGGGGGGGSGGAEGGGGGGGGASSEEDDEESRHLFLGRKMQAEGTAASTVSTGLSPGCTRDDGDESSSPSPNSSLLNNLNNNCNSNRQCATDFSIAAIMARDSRQQQQQQQQQQQQQQQQQQQQQQQQQQQQQQQQQQPQQSPSAASQQQPQQQLQQSHLHRQLQQQAVGGGKLHQHEREPSVSGVVRGPPSIQESIVAEDDPETDDTGSTSGKAASPVNPLLQERSNCEELRHVVCHLETKDLWDKFNELGTEMIITKTGRRMFPTCRVSFNGLKADSRYAVLMDIVPVDNKRYRYAYHRSSWLVAGKADPPAPARLYVHPDSPFTGEQLRKQVVSFEKVKLTNNDMDRHGHLVLNSMHKYQPRIHLVKRPDSGTAKPITDLEKEPHKTFIFPEAIFTAVTAYQNQLGDDGIDAGGTAVAEVSSSASVRDGSAAGSRRGEQPQPGGEGALGGEVSDVAAGSGGGRGQPLRATGRPGSGISWCFARWCEPSAAAAASTAAAAAAAAATAARTPLVGFLDRADSFRCCSSPTAAATATAAAAAATAAAAAAAVGRF, encoded by the exons ATGTTGCTGGAGTCGCGAGGCCTCACCGGTAGGAAGAGAAACGGATTGACCCTGTCTTCGTTTGGAATcggcggtggcggcggcggaggaggaggaggaggaggaggtggtggaggaggaggaggaggaggtggaGGAAGCGGAGGAGCCGAAGGAGGAGGCGGTGGAGGCGGAGGAGCTAGCAGCGAAGAGGACGACGAGGAATCTCGACATCTGTTTCTTGGAAGAAAAATGCAGGCCGAGGGCACCGCCGCCTCCACGGTGTCCACCGGTTTGTCGCCCGGTTGCACTCGCGACGATGGTGACGAGAGTTCCAGCCCTTCACCGAACAGCAGCCTTTTAAACAACTTGAACAACAACTGTAACTCGAACCGTCAGTGCGCCACAGATTTTAGCATAGCCGCCATTATGGCGCGAGATTCCCgtcaacaacaacagcagcaacagcagcagcagcagcaacagcagcagcaacagcagcagcagcagcagcagcagcagcagcagcagcagcaacagcaacagcaaccgCAACAGTCGCCATCGGCAGCATCGCAACAGCAGCCTCAGCAACAACTTCAACAATCGCACCTTCATCGTCAATTGCAGCAACAGGCCGTCGGCGGCGGCAAACTGCATCAACACG AGAGGGAACCCAGCGTCTCTGGCGTCGTCCGTGGGCCCCCCTCGATTCAGGAGTCCATCGTCGCGGAAGACGATCCGGAGACGGATGACACCGGAAGCACTAGCGGCAAAGCTGCTTCCCCAGTCAATCCTCTTCTTCAAGAACGATCCAACTGCGAAGAGTTGAGGCATGTCGTCTGTCATCTTGAGACGAAAGATTTGTGGGACAAATTCAACGAGCTGGGTACCGAGATGATCATCACGAAAACCGGAAG GAGAATGTTTCCGACGTGCAGGGTGTCGTTCAACGGGTTGAAGGCGGACAGTCGATACGCGGTCCTGATGGATATCGTTCCGGTGGATAACAAGAGATATCGGTACGCTTATCACAGGAGCTCCTGGTTGGTAGCTGGGAAGGCCGATCCTCCGGCACCCGCGCGACTCTACGTGCATCCGGATTCGCCTTTTACGGGAGAGCAGCTTCGAAAACAGGTTGTCTCCTTCGAGAAAGTCAAGCTCACCAACAACGACATGGACAGGCACGGGCAC CTGGTGCTGAACTCGATGCACAAATACCAGCCGAggatccacctggtgaagagaCCGGATTCGGGCACGGCCAAGCCGATAACGGACCTCGAAAAGGAACCTCACAAGACCTTCATATTCCCGGAGGCCATATTCACCGCTGTCACCGCCTATCAGAATCAACTC GGAGACGATGGAATCGATGCTGGCGGAACAGCAGTCGCTGAGGTTTCCTCATCGGCTTCCGTTCGAGATGGATCAGCTGCAGGCAGCCGGCGCGGTGAGCAACCTCAGCCTGGAGGAGAAGGCGCTTTGGGCGGCGAGGTCTCAGATGTTGCTGCGGGCAGCGGCGGCGGTCGCGGTCAGCCCTTACGCGCAACTGGTCGGCCCGGCTCTGGTATATCCTGGTGCTTCGCCCGCTGGTGCGAGCcatcagcagcagcagcagcatcaacagcagcagcagcagcagcagcagcagcaacagcagctcgGACACCTCTGGTGGGCTTCCTCGATAGGGCCGACTCTTTTCGCTGCTGCTCATcaccaacagcagcagcaacagcaacagcagcagcagcagcagcaacagcagcagcagcagcagcagcagttgGCAGGTTCTAG